The following coding sequences are from one Lolium rigidum isolate FL_2022 chromosome 6, APGP_CSIRO_Lrig_0.1, whole genome shotgun sequence window:
- the LOC124658907 gene encoding protein GIGANTEA, translated as MSVSNGKWIDGLQFSSLFWPPPHDAQQKQAQTLAYVEYFGQFTSDSEQFPEDVAQLIQSYYPSKEKRLVDEVLATFVLHHPEHGHAVVHPILSRIIDGSLSYDRHGSPFNSFISLFTQTAEKEYSEQWALACGEILRVLTHYNRPIFKVAECNDTSDQATTSYSLQDKANSSPDNEPERKPLRPLSPWITDILLNAPLGIRSDYFRWCGGVMGKYAAGGELKPPTTAYSRGAGKHPQLMPSTPRWAVANGAGVILSVCDEEVARYETANLTAAAVPALLLPPPTTPLDEHLVAGLPPLEPYARLFHRYYAIATPSATQRLLFGLLEAPPSWAPDALDAAVQLVELLRAAEDYATGMRLPKNWLHLHFLRAIGTAMSMRAGMAADTAAALLFRILSQPTLLFPPLRHAEGVVQHEPLGGYVSSYKRQLEIPASETTIDATAQGIASLLCAHGPDVEWRICTIWEAAYGLLPLNSSAVDLPEIVVAAPLQPPTLSWSLYLPLLKVFEYLPRGSPSEACLMRIFVATVEAILRRTFPSETSEPSKKPRSPSKSLAVAELRTMIHSLFVESCASMNLASRLLFVVLTVSVSHQALPGGSKRPTGSENHSSEESTEDSKLTNGRNRCKKKQGPVGTFDSYVLAAVCALSCELQLFPILCKNVTKSNIKDSIKITMPGKTNGISNELHNSVNSAVLHTRRILGILEALFSLKPSSVGTSWSYSSNEIVAAAMVAAHVSELFRRSRPCLNALSALKRCKWDAEISTRASSLYHLIDLHGKTVSSIVNKAEPLEAHLNLTAVKKDDQHHIEESNTSSSDYGNLEKKSKKNGFSRPLMKCAEQARRNGNVASTSGKATATLQAEASDLANFLTMDRNGGYGGSQTLLRTVMSEKQELCFSVVSLLWHKLIASPETQMSAESTSAHQGWRKVADALCDVVSASPAKASTAIVLQAEKDLQPWIARDDEQGQKMWRVNQRIVKLIAELMRNHDSPEALIILASASDLLLRATDGMLVDGEACTLPQLELLEVTARAIHLIVEWGDPGVAVADGLSNLLKCRLSPTIRCLSHPSAHVRALSMSVLRDILNSGPISSTKIIQGEQRNGIQSPSYRCAAASMTNWQADVERCIEWEAHNRQATGMTLAFLTAAANELGCPLPC; from the exons ATGTCTGTCTCAAATGGGAAGTGGATCGACGGGCTCCAGTTCTCTTCACTATTCTGGCCCCCGCCACACGATGCACAGCAGAAACAG GCACAAACTTTGGCCTACGTTGAGTACTTTGGTCAGTTTACATCTGACAGTGAGCAATTCCCGGAGGATGTAGCTCAG CTCATCCAAAGTTACTATCCATCGAAAGAAAAACGCTTGGTAGATGAAGTATTAG CAACCTTTGTTCTCCATCACCCCGAGCATGGTCATGCAGTTGTACATCCAATTCTTTCACGCATCATAGATGGGTCCCTGAGTTATGATAGACATGGTTCCCCATTCAATTCTTTCATCTCTTTATTTACCCAAACTGCTGAG AAAGAGTATTCAGAGCAGTGGGCTTTGGCCTGTGGAGAAATTCTTAGAGTTCTTACTCACTACAATAGGCCAATCTTCAAAGTTGCGGAATGTAACGACACCTCCGACCAGGCCACAACAAGTTATTCCTTACAGGACAAAGCTAATAGCTCTCCAGATAATGAACCTGAACGGAAGCCATTGAGGCCATTATCTCCTTGGATCACAGACATTTTGTTAAATGCACCTTTGGGCATTAGAAGTGACTATTTTAGATG GTGTGGTGGAGTCATGGGAAAATACGCAGCTGGTGGAGAACTGAAGCCTCCAACAACTG cTTACAGCCGGGGAGCTGGTAAGCATCCACAACTTATGCCATCCACCCCTAGATGGGCTGTTGCCAATGGAGCTGGAGTCATCTTAAGTGTCTGTGACGAGGAAGTAGCTCGTTACGAGACAGCAAACTTAACCGCAGCAGCTGTTCCTGCGCTTCTGCTACCTCCACCGACAACGCCCTTGGATGAGCATTTGGTGGCAGGGTTGCCCCCTCTTGAACCATACGCTCGCTTGTTTCACAG ATACTACGCAATTGCTACTCCAAGTGCTACACAGAGGTTGCTCTTTGGTCTTCTTGAAGCACCGCCTTCATGGGCTCCAGATGCACTTGATGCAGCAGTACAGCTTGTTGAACTCCTTCGAGCAGCCGAAGATTATGCTACTGGCATGCGG CTTCCGAAAAATTGGCTGCATCTTCATTTCTTGCGTGCAATCGGAACTGCAATGTCTATGAGAGCTGGCATGGCTGCTGATACGGCCGCTGCCTTGCTATTTCGTATACTATCCCAACCAACGTTGCTTTTTCCTCCACTAAGACATGCTGAAGGAGTTGTGCAGCATGAACCACTGGGTGGCTATGTATCATCATACAAAAGACAG CTGGAGATTCCTGCATCTGAAACCACTATTGATGCTACTGCGCAAGGCATTGCTTCCTTGCTGTGCGCTCATGGTCCTGATGTTGAGTGGAGAATATGTACCATCTGGGAAGCTGCCTATGGTTTGTTACCTCTGAATTCATCAGCAGTCGATTTGCCTGAAATTGTTGTAGCTGCTCCGCTTCAGCCACCTACTTTATCATGGAGCCTATACTTGCCATTGTTGAAAGTATTTGAGTATCTACCTCGTGGAAGTCCATCTGAAGCATGCCTTATGAGAATATTTGTGGCAACGGTTGAAGCTATACTCAGAAGAACTTTCCCTTCGGAAACCTCTGAACCATCCAAAAAACCAAGAAGTCCATCTAAGAGCCTTGCTGTTGCTGAACTCCGTACGATGATACATTCACTCTTTGTTGAATCATGTGCCTCAATGAACCTTGCTTCGCGGTTGTTGTTTGTAGTATTAACTGTCTCAGTCAGTCATCAAGCTCTGCCAGGGGGCAGCAAAAGACCTACAGGCAGTGAGAACCATTCTTCTGAGGAGTCCACTGAGGACTCAAAATTAACCAATGGAAGAAACAGATGCAAGAAGAAACAAGGGCCTGTCGGTACCTTTGACTCGTATGTGCTGGCTGCTGTCTGTGCTTTATCTTGTGAGCTTCAGCTTTTCCCTATACTTTGCAAGAATGTTACAAAGTCAAACATAAAAGACTCTATAAAGATTACCATGCCTGGAAAAACCAACGGGATCAGTAATGAGCTACACAATAGCGTTAACTCAGCGGTTCTCCATACTCGTAGAATTCTTGGCATCCTGGAAGCTCTTTTCTCCTTGAAGCCATCATCAGTTGGTACCTCCTGGAGCTATAGTTCAAATGAGATAGTTGCAGCAGCAATGGTTGCTGCTCATGTTTCTGAGTTATTCCGTCGGTCGAGGCCATGCCTAAATGCACTATCTGCACTGAAGCGATGTAAGTGGGATGCTGAGATTTCTACCAGGGCATCATCGCTTTACCATCTGATCGACTTGCATGGTAAAACTGTGTCATCCATCGTGAACAAAGCTGAGCCTTTGGAAGCTCACCTGAACCTTACAGCAGTAAAGAAAGATGATCAACaccacattgaggaaagcaataCCAGCTCATCGGATTATGGCAACTTGGAAAAGAAGAGTAAGAAAAATGGTTTTTCAAGACCACTCATGAAATGTGCAGAACAGGCTAGGAGAAATGGTAACGTTGCTAGTACATCGGGGAAAGCTACTGCAACTTTACAGGCGGAAGCATCTGATTTGGCAAACTTCCTTACCATGGACAGGAACGGGGGTTATGGTGGTTCTCAAACTCTCCTAAGAACTGTAATGTCAGAAAAGCAGGAACTATGCTTTTCTGTTGTCTCATTGCTGTGGCATAAGCTTATTGCATCTCCCGAAACACAGATGTCTGCAGAGAGTACATCAGCTCATCAGGGTTGGAGAAAG GTTGCAGATGCGCTTTGTGATGTTGTTTCAGCTTCACCGGCCAAGGCTTCAACTGCTATTGTCCTGCAG GCTGAGAAGGACTTGCAGCCCTGGATTGCTCGAGATGATGAGCAAGGTCAGAAGATGTGGAGAGTCAACCAGCGAATAGTGAAACTGATAGCTGAGCTTATGAGGAACCATGATAGCCCAGAAGCACTGATAATTCTTGCGAGCGCTTCAGACCTTCTGCTCCGTGCCACGGATGGGATGCTTGTTGATGGTGAAGCTTGTACCTTGCCTCAATTGGAG CTTCTGGAAGTAACCGCCAGAGCCATTCATCTCATCGTTGAATGGGGAGATCCAGGTGTAGCAGTTGCTGATGGCCTCTCGAATCTGCTGAAG TGCCGGCTATCACCTACCATCCGATGCCTTTCCCACCCTAGTGCACATGTACGGGCGCTCAGCATGTCTGTCCTTCGCGACATATTGAACAGTGGACCAATAAGTTCCACCAAGATAATTCAAGGAGAGCAGCGGAACGGCATCCAAAGCCCAAGTTACCGGTGCGCGGCAGCAAGTATGACCAACTGGCAAGCGGACGTCGAGAGATGCATAGAGTGGGAAGCCCACAACCGTCAGGCCACCGGGATGACGCTTGCCTTTCTCACTGCAGCGGCTAACGAACTCGGATGCCCCCTTCCTTGCTGA